A single region of the Eleginops maclovinus isolate JMC-PN-2008 ecotype Puerto Natales chromosome 4, JC_Emac_rtc_rv5, whole genome shotgun sequence genome encodes:
- the pla2r1 gene encoding secretory phospholipase A2 receptor isoform X1: protein MLAQFRLIDSVTAVATVFVAVLLARGCMCVNEKDDEVLEKKQLMEFYKKGMFILESEPLKRCIKVDRSNLVLEDCERPTRRMLWKWVSRHRLFNLGTSTCLGLNISDTTQPLGTFECDMALPVLWWRCSGNMLYGASQWKVAVAGRLVVVKKNSYHEWKRYNTPRGGPCSYPYEDIHTLLGNAHGMPCALPFKYNNKWYSECTTEGREDHLPWCATTTRYDEAEKWGFCPVQDSSCERFWESNQELRACYQFNLYTILTWSQALSTCQAQGGNLLSITSLAEHRYIRDRMASVGAMVWIGLNHLKDRRGWQWSDGAPLSLVNFTKTLPASPLQDDQQCGVYNSASEGHWQSLSCESALPYICKKTPNDTRRAEPLDNWQYIPTECTNGWLPHNGFCYRLLSEAEAGSWEESSRACVSQGANLTSLHSLSEVEMLLKLLTNSSGDSEEAWIGLWKQPFSPTVEWSDGSAVTLTFWHQYHPPPNLTDASLCVKADRKEGNWLLRSCDERLPAVCRKQSQNPDHQPGTWDEGCPEGWKRHGHSCYTLTSHEQSYEDAMMGYYCRAPLLTVENRFEQAFVNSLLSEGGTNSSKYYWIGLTDQEKRGEYSWLPLNGSSLPLTFTNWNKHQPVSTGGCVAMSGGPALGHWEVKDCKSHKAFSVCKQSISSYHDVQLPEHHIDAYAPCPPGWESQAGMLHCFKVFHDEKVLMKRSWVEADFFCQALGAQLASFLHYEEQVFVKHLLGTMFEGTEGRWFWVGFNKRDPEHPGSWEWSDGSPVEASFIEDKNDEDDRRDCAMYSDLTNALIPQPCEAEHEWICKISRGDKVMKLYWYNEQSEPWVFYHGAEYLLAKQPFDWDAVSLACQMMGAYLLSIHSREELHFVKERLRRLSLGPTEWWIGLSTGQPGEGVRWSDKTEVDFESWADRGASGGIRNRMCVTMSSSTGKWSENKCSNIHGYVCKRKTVSVVETPRQPHYIGGCPEKWLYFGHKCLLLHIIDSPKEGKSWKDARSICSSFDGSLVAIEDEIEQAYITMLLQGSSVGVWIGLLDEDTMKWTNGKTVSYTNWSPIEPKSYLTENEWLSGFADEPLCTVLSNNHNFHLTGKWYDEKCSESGYGFVCQKPQDTSKPPTHSYYHPLPDNIEYRSRSYKVVSGNMSWYDAMHMCIENDSDLVSVTDAYHQAFLTVLVNRLAVPHWIGLYSQDSGINYQWSDGSDTVYTHWDAGEDDDDFVMGECVYMDVTGGWRRADCETPLPGALCHVPPPNSKPFISYEFACPSTWVKFGHGCYSFEPVVQKLTFEESREHCRQKVNTSDVLTIESETENRFVLEQLWTSGFLHHTVWLGMYFNINTDSMAWVDGSPIHYTNWLNKAPDPKLLTADACVTTRVVDGVWHLSQCNERLGFVCKTTSDIVTEVEVEPLNGLHHGVIPAAVLVAVLIFALLAGAMWFVYKRSASRFRGLPTLGSAYYRQTSSQATESDGNVLITDLEAHSGE from the exons AAAAGGGTATGTTTATCCTGGAGAGTGAGCCTCTGAAACGCTGCATCAAAGTAGACCGCTCTAACCTCGTGCTAGAGGACTGCGAGCGGCCCACGCGTCGCATGCTCTGGAAGTGGGTGTCCCGACATCGCCTCTTTAACTTGGGTACCAGCACGTGCCTGGGCCTCAACATCTCCGACACGACGCAGCCTCTGGGCACATTCGAGTGTGACATGGCTCTGCCGGTGCTGTGGTGGCGCTGCAGTGGAAATATGCTGTACGGTGCGTCACAGTGGAAGGTGGCTGTGGCTGGACGTTTGGTGGTGGTAAAGAAAAACTCCTATCATGAGTGGAAAAGATACAACACCCCTAGAGGAGGGCCCTGCTCATATCCATATGAAG ATATCCACACTTTGTTGGGAAATGCACATGGCATGCCTTGCGCTTTGCCctttaaatacaacaacaagTGGTACTCTGAGTGCACAACTGAGGGGCGCGAGGACCATCTTCCATGGTGTGCTACAACCACTCGCTATGATGAGGCCGAAAAATGGGGCTTCTGTCCAGTTCAAG ATTCTAGTTGTGAGCGTTTCTGGGAGTCAAACCAGGAGCTGCGTGCATGTTACCAGTTCAATCTGTACACCATCCTGACCTGGAGCCAGGCGCTGTCCACCTGCCAGGCTCAAGGGGGAAATCTGCTCAGCATCACCAGCCTGGCAGAGCACAGGTACATCAGAG ATCGAATGGCAAGTGTTGGAGCGATGGTGTGGATCGGGCTGAACCACCTGAAGGATAGACGGGGGTGGCAATGGTCTGATGGAGCACCTCTATCACTGGTCAATTTCACTAAAA CTCTACCAGCCAGCCCGCTGCAGGACGACCAACAGTGTGGGGTGTACAACTCCGCCTCTGAGGGTCACTGGCAGAGTCTGTCCTGTGAGTCAGCTCTGCCTTACATCTGTAAGAAGACGCCTAATGACACCCGCAGAGCCGAGCCACTAg ACAACTGGCAGTATATCCCTACAGAGTGTACTAATGGCTGGTTGCCTCACAATGGTTTCTGCTACCGGCTGCTGTCAGAGGCAGAAGCAGGGAGCTGGGAGGAGTCTTCCCGGGCCTGTGTCTCTCAGGGGGCAAACCTCACCAGCCTTCACTCCCTTTCCGAGGTGGAAATGCTGCTCAAGCTTCTGACTAACT CTTCCGGTGACAGTGAGGAGGCTTGGATCGGCCTTTGGAAACAGCCATTTTCTCCGACTGTAGAGTGGTCTGATGGTTCAGCAGTAACTCTCACTTTCTGGCACCAGTATCACCCTCCTCCCAACCTGACGGATGCATCACTTTGTGTCAAAGCAGACAGGAAG GAGGGTAACTGGCTCTTAAGGTCATGTGATGAGCGACTGCCAGCTGTGTGTAGAAAACAAAGCCAGAATCCGGATCATCAGCCTGGAACCTGGGATGAAGGCTGTCCTGAG GGCTGGAAACGGCATGGACACTCCTGCTACACGCTGACGAGCCATGAACAGAGCTATGAGGATGCAATGATGGGTTATTACTGCAGGGCTCCTCTCCTCACCGTGGAAAACAG GTTTGAGCAGGCGTTTGTCAACAGTTTGCTGAGTGAGGGTGGGACAAACAGCAGCAAGTATTACTGGATCGGCCTCACGGACCAGGAGAAGAGGGGAGAGTACAGCTGGCTACCACTCAATGGCTCCTCGCTGCCTCTCACTTTCACAAACTGGAACAAACACCAGCCAG tcAGTACTGGCGGATGTGTTGCTATGTCAGGCGGCCCTGCTTTGGGTCACTGGGAAGTTAAAGACTGCAAGTCCCACAAGGCCTTTTCAGTGTGCAAGCAGAGCATCAGCAGCTACCATGATGTCCAGCTGCCAGAGCACCACATTGATGCATACGCCCCCTGCCCTCCAGGATGGGAATCACAGGCTGGGATGCTCCACTGTTTCAAG GTGTTCCACGATGAGAAAGTGCTGATGAAGCGTTCCTGGGTGGAGGCGGACTTCTTCTGCCAGGCCCTCGGTGCTCAGCTGGCCAGTTTCCTCCACTATGAGGAGCAGGTGTTTGTTAAGCACCTCCTCGGTACCATGTTTGAAGG AACAGAGGGTCGCTGGTTCTGGGTGGGCTTTAATAAGAGAGACCCTGAACATCCCGGATCCTGGGAGTGGTCTGATGGTTCTCCT GTGGAGGCGTCCTTCATAGAGGATAAGAACGATGAGGATGATCGGAGGGACTGTGCTATGTACAGCGACCTCACCAACGCTCTAATACCGCAACCCTGTGAGGCTGAACATGAATGGATATGCAAGATTTCCAGAG GAGATAAAGTGATGAAACTCTATTGGTACAATGAGC AGAGTGAGCCCTGGGTCTTTTACCATGGAGCGGAGTACCTGCTGGCGAAGCAGCCCTTTGACTGGGACGCCGTGTCTCTGGCCTGTCAGATGATGGGAGCCTACCTGCTGTCCATCCACTCCAGAGAGGAGCTACACTTCGTCAAGGAGCGCCTGCGTCGG CTCTCCCTGGGACCAACAGAGTGGTGGATCGGCCTGTCCACTGGGCAGCCTGGAGAGGGGGtcag gTGGAGCGACAAGACAGAGGTAGACTTTGAGAGCTGGGCAGACAGGGGAGCCAGTGGTGGCATAAGAAACCGGATGTGTGTCACCATGTCCTCTTCAACAG GGAAGTGGTCAGAGAATAAATGCAGCAATATCCACGGCTACGTCTGCAAGAGAAAGACTGTGTCTGTGGTGGAGACTCCCAGGCAGCCGCACTACATCGGAGGATGTCCGGAGAAATGGCTGTACTTTGGACACAAG tgtCTCCTGCTTCACATCATTGACAGCCCAAAGGAGGGAAAGAGTTGGAAGGATGCCCGGTCCATCTGTTCCTCATTCGATGGTTCGTTGGTGGCTATCGAAGACGAGATTGAGCAAG CATACATCACCATGTTGCTCCAGGGAAGCTCTGTAGGTGTGTGGATTGGTCTGCTGGATGAGGACACCATGAAATGGACCAATGGGAAAACAGTCAGTTACACCAACTGGTCTCCAATTGAACCAAAGAGCTACCTCACT GAAAATGAGTGGCTCAGTGGATTTGCTGATGAGCCGTTGTGCACTGTACTGTCCAACAATCACAACTTCCACCTGACCGGGAAGTGGTACGATGAGAAGTGCAGTGAGAGTGGGTACGGCTTTGTTTGTCAAAAACCTCAAG aTACATCCAAACCCCCCACCCACTCCTATTACCACCCTCTCCCTGACAATATTGAGTACAGAAGCCGCAGCTACAAAGTTGTGTCTGGCAACATGAGCTGGTACGACGCGATGCATATGTGCATAGAGAATGATTCTGACCTAGTGAGCGTTACAGATGCCTACCACCAGGCTTTCCTTACTGTCCTTGTCAATAGATTGGCAGTCCCCCACTGGATTGGACTGTATAGTCAAGAC AGTGGCATCAATTATCAGTGGTCAGATGGCAGCgacacagtgtacacacactgGGACGCAGGCGAAGATGATGACGACTTTGTGAtgggagagtgtgtgtacatggacGTGACCGGAGGCTGGCGAAGAGCTGACTGTGAAACTCCGcttccaggagccctgtgtcATGTTCCCCCACCAA ACAGTAAACCATTCATCTCGTATGAGTTTGCGTGCCCCTCCACATGGGTGAAATTCGGTCATGGCTGTTACAGCTTCGAGCCTGTGGTGCAGAAACTCACATTTGAAGAATCAAGAGAGCACTGCAGGCAGAAAG TAAACACCTCAGATGTCCTGACCATCGAGAGTGAGACGGAGAATCGGTTTGTTCTGGAGCAGCTGTGGACGTCGGGGTTCCTTCACCACACCGTGTGGTTGGGGATGTACTTTAACATCAACA CTGATTCTATGGCCTGGGTGGATGGTTCACCCATACACTACACCAACTGGCTCAACAAGGCCCCGGACCCCAAGCTGCTGACCGCTGACGCCTGTGTTACTACCAGGGTGGTTGATGGTGTGTGGCATCTGTCGCAGTGCAACGAGCGGCTCGGCTTTGTATGCAAAACCACCTCAG ATATAGTTACTGAGGTGGAAGTGGAACCGCTAAATG GTTTACACCATGGGGTCATCCCTGCTGCGGTGCTAGTGGCTGTACTAATCTTTGCCCTGCTGG
- the pla2r1 gene encoding secretory phospholipase A2 receptor isoform X2, with the protein MRFWRKSSLWSSTGMFILESEPLKRCIKVDRSNLVLEDCERPTRRMLWKWVSRHRLFNLGTSTCLGLNISDTTQPLGTFECDMALPVLWWRCSGNMLYGASQWKVAVAGRLVVVKKNSYHEWKRYNTPRGGPCSYPYEDIHTLLGNAHGMPCALPFKYNNKWYSECTTEGREDHLPWCATTTRYDEAEKWGFCPVQDSSCERFWESNQELRACYQFNLYTILTWSQALSTCQAQGGNLLSITSLAEHRYIRDRMASVGAMVWIGLNHLKDRRGWQWSDGAPLSLVNFTKTLPASPLQDDQQCGVYNSASEGHWQSLSCESALPYICKKTPNDTRRAEPLDNWQYIPTECTNGWLPHNGFCYRLLSEAEAGSWEESSRACVSQGANLTSLHSLSEVEMLLKLLTNSSGDSEEAWIGLWKQPFSPTVEWSDGSAVTLTFWHQYHPPPNLTDASLCVKADRKEGNWLLRSCDERLPAVCRKQSQNPDHQPGTWDEGCPEGWKRHGHSCYTLTSHEQSYEDAMMGYYCRAPLLTVENRFEQAFVNSLLSEGGTNSSKYYWIGLTDQEKRGEYSWLPLNGSSLPLTFTNWNKHQPVSTGGCVAMSGGPALGHWEVKDCKSHKAFSVCKQSISSYHDVQLPEHHIDAYAPCPPGWESQAGMLHCFKVFHDEKVLMKRSWVEADFFCQALGAQLASFLHYEEQVFVKHLLGTMFEGTEGRWFWVGFNKRDPEHPGSWEWSDGSPVEASFIEDKNDEDDRRDCAMYSDLTNALIPQPCEAEHEWICKISRGDKVMKLYWYNEQSEPWVFYHGAEYLLAKQPFDWDAVSLACQMMGAYLLSIHSREELHFVKERLRRLSLGPTEWWIGLSTGQPGEGVRWSDKTEVDFESWADRGASGGIRNRMCVTMSSSTGKWSENKCSNIHGYVCKRKTVSVVETPRQPHYIGGCPEKWLYFGHKCLLLHIIDSPKEGKSWKDARSICSSFDGSLVAIEDEIEQAYITMLLQGSSVGVWIGLLDEDTMKWTNGKTVSYTNWSPIEPKSYLTENEWLSGFADEPLCTVLSNNHNFHLTGKWYDEKCSESGYGFVCQKPQDTSKPPTHSYYHPLPDNIEYRSRSYKVVSGNMSWYDAMHMCIENDSDLVSVTDAYHQAFLTVLVNRLAVPHWIGLYSQDSGINYQWSDGSDTVYTHWDAGEDDDDFVMGECVYMDVTGGWRRADCETPLPGALCHVPPPNSKPFISYEFACPSTWVKFGHGCYSFEPVVQKLTFEESREHCRQKVNTSDVLTIESETENRFVLEQLWTSGFLHHTVWLGMYFNINTDSMAWVDGSPIHYTNWLNKAPDPKLLTADACVTTRVVDGVWHLSQCNERLGFVCKTTSDIVTEVEVEPLNGLHHGVIPAAVLVAVLIFALLAGAMWFVYKRSASRFRGLPTLGSAYYRQTSSQATESDGNVLITDLEAHSGE; encoded by the exons GGTATGTTTATCCTGGAGAGTGAGCCTCTGAAACGCTGCATCAAAGTAGACCGCTCTAACCTCGTGCTAGAGGACTGCGAGCGGCCCACGCGTCGCATGCTCTGGAAGTGGGTGTCCCGACATCGCCTCTTTAACTTGGGTACCAGCACGTGCCTGGGCCTCAACATCTCCGACACGACGCAGCCTCTGGGCACATTCGAGTGTGACATGGCTCTGCCGGTGCTGTGGTGGCGCTGCAGTGGAAATATGCTGTACGGTGCGTCACAGTGGAAGGTGGCTGTGGCTGGACGTTTGGTGGTGGTAAAGAAAAACTCCTATCATGAGTGGAAAAGATACAACACCCCTAGAGGAGGGCCCTGCTCATATCCATATGAAG ATATCCACACTTTGTTGGGAAATGCACATGGCATGCCTTGCGCTTTGCCctttaaatacaacaacaagTGGTACTCTGAGTGCACAACTGAGGGGCGCGAGGACCATCTTCCATGGTGTGCTACAACCACTCGCTATGATGAGGCCGAAAAATGGGGCTTCTGTCCAGTTCAAG ATTCTAGTTGTGAGCGTTTCTGGGAGTCAAACCAGGAGCTGCGTGCATGTTACCAGTTCAATCTGTACACCATCCTGACCTGGAGCCAGGCGCTGTCCACCTGCCAGGCTCAAGGGGGAAATCTGCTCAGCATCACCAGCCTGGCAGAGCACAGGTACATCAGAG ATCGAATGGCAAGTGTTGGAGCGATGGTGTGGATCGGGCTGAACCACCTGAAGGATAGACGGGGGTGGCAATGGTCTGATGGAGCACCTCTATCACTGGTCAATTTCACTAAAA CTCTACCAGCCAGCCCGCTGCAGGACGACCAACAGTGTGGGGTGTACAACTCCGCCTCTGAGGGTCACTGGCAGAGTCTGTCCTGTGAGTCAGCTCTGCCTTACATCTGTAAGAAGACGCCTAATGACACCCGCAGAGCCGAGCCACTAg ACAACTGGCAGTATATCCCTACAGAGTGTACTAATGGCTGGTTGCCTCACAATGGTTTCTGCTACCGGCTGCTGTCAGAGGCAGAAGCAGGGAGCTGGGAGGAGTCTTCCCGGGCCTGTGTCTCTCAGGGGGCAAACCTCACCAGCCTTCACTCCCTTTCCGAGGTGGAAATGCTGCTCAAGCTTCTGACTAACT CTTCCGGTGACAGTGAGGAGGCTTGGATCGGCCTTTGGAAACAGCCATTTTCTCCGACTGTAGAGTGGTCTGATGGTTCAGCAGTAACTCTCACTTTCTGGCACCAGTATCACCCTCCTCCCAACCTGACGGATGCATCACTTTGTGTCAAAGCAGACAGGAAG GAGGGTAACTGGCTCTTAAGGTCATGTGATGAGCGACTGCCAGCTGTGTGTAGAAAACAAAGCCAGAATCCGGATCATCAGCCTGGAACCTGGGATGAAGGCTGTCCTGAG GGCTGGAAACGGCATGGACACTCCTGCTACACGCTGACGAGCCATGAACAGAGCTATGAGGATGCAATGATGGGTTATTACTGCAGGGCTCCTCTCCTCACCGTGGAAAACAG GTTTGAGCAGGCGTTTGTCAACAGTTTGCTGAGTGAGGGTGGGACAAACAGCAGCAAGTATTACTGGATCGGCCTCACGGACCAGGAGAAGAGGGGAGAGTACAGCTGGCTACCACTCAATGGCTCCTCGCTGCCTCTCACTTTCACAAACTGGAACAAACACCAGCCAG tcAGTACTGGCGGATGTGTTGCTATGTCAGGCGGCCCTGCTTTGGGTCACTGGGAAGTTAAAGACTGCAAGTCCCACAAGGCCTTTTCAGTGTGCAAGCAGAGCATCAGCAGCTACCATGATGTCCAGCTGCCAGAGCACCACATTGATGCATACGCCCCCTGCCCTCCAGGATGGGAATCACAGGCTGGGATGCTCCACTGTTTCAAG GTGTTCCACGATGAGAAAGTGCTGATGAAGCGTTCCTGGGTGGAGGCGGACTTCTTCTGCCAGGCCCTCGGTGCTCAGCTGGCCAGTTTCCTCCACTATGAGGAGCAGGTGTTTGTTAAGCACCTCCTCGGTACCATGTTTGAAGG AACAGAGGGTCGCTGGTTCTGGGTGGGCTTTAATAAGAGAGACCCTGAACATCCCGGATCCTGGGAGTGGTCTGATGGTTCTCCT GTGGAGGCGTCCTTCATAGAGGATAAGAACGATGAGGATGATCGGAGGGACTGTGCTATGTACAGCGACCTCACCAACGCTCTAATACCGCAACCCTGTGAGGCTGAACATGAATGGATATGCAAGATTTCCAGAG GAGATAAAGTGATGAAACTCTATTGGTACAATGAGC AGAGTGAGCCCTGGGTCTTTTACCATGGAGCGGAGTACCTGCTGGCGAAGCAGCCCTTTGACTGGGACGCCGTGTCTCTGGCCTGTCAGATGATGGGAGCCTACCTGCTGTCCATCCACTCCAGAGAGGAGCTACACTTCGTCAAGGAGCGCCTGCGTCGG CTCTCCCTGGGACCAACAGAGTGGTGGATCGGCCTGTCCACTGGGCAGCCTGGAGAGGGGGtcag gTGGAGCGACAAGACAGAGGTAGACTTTGAGAGCTGGGCAGACAGGGGAGCCAGTGGTGGCATAAGAAACCGGATGTGTGTCACCATGTCCTCTTCAACAG GGAAGTGGTCAGAGAATAAATGCAGCAATATCCACGGCTACGTCTGCAAGAGAAAGACTGTGTCTGTGGTGGAGACTCCCAGGCAGCCGCACTACATCGGAGGATGTCCGGAGAAATGGCTGTACTTTGGACACAAG tgtCTCCTGCTTCACATCATTGACAGCCCAAAGGAGGGAAAGAGTTGGAAGGATGCCCGGTCCATCTGTTCCTCATTCGATGGTTCGTTGGTGGCTATCGAAGACGAGATTGAGCAAG CATACATCACCATGTTGCTCCAGGGAAGCTCTGTAGGTGTGTGGATTGGTCTGCTGGATGAGGACACCATGAAATGGACCAATGGGAAAACAGTCAGTTACACCAACTGGTCTCCAATTGAACCAAAGAGCTACCTCACT GAAAATGAGTGGCTCAGTGGATTTGCTGATGAGCCGTTGTGCACTGTACTGTCCAACAATCACAACTTCCACCTGACCGGGAAGTGGTACGATGAGAAGTGCAGTGAGAGTGGGTACGGCTTTGTTTGTCAAAAACCTCAAG aTACATCCAAACCCCCCACCCACTCCTATTACCACCCTCTCCCTGACAATATTGAGTACAGAAGCCGCAGCTACAAAGTTGTGTCTGGCAACATGAGCTGGTACGACGCGATGCATATGTGCATAGAGAATGATTCTGACCTAGTGAGCGTTACAGATGCCTACCACCAGGCTTTCCTTACTGTCCTTGTCAATAGATTGGCAGTCCCCCACTGGATTGGACTGTATAGTCAAGAC AGTGGCATCAATTATCAGTGGTCAGATGGCAGCgacacagtgtacacacactgGGACGCAGGCGAAGATGATGACGACTTTGTGAtgggagagtgtgtgtacatggacGTGACCGGAGGCTGGCGAAGAGCTGACTGTGAAACTCCGcttccaggagccctgtgtcATGTTCCCCCACCAA ACAGTAAACCATTCATCTCGTATGAGTTTGCGTGCCCCTCCACATGGGTGAAATTCGGTCATGGCTGTTACAGCTTCGAGCCTGTGGTGCAGAAACTCACATTTGAAGAATCAAGAGAGCACTGCAGGCAGAAAG TAAACACCTCAGATGTCCTGACCATCGAGAGTGAGACGGAGAATCGGTTTGTTCTGGAGCAGCTGTGGACGTCGGGGTTCCTTCACCACACCGTGTGGTTGGGGATGTACTTTAACATCAACA CTGATTCTATGGCCTGGGTGGATGGTTCACCCATACACTACACCAACTGGCTCAACAAGGCCCCGGACCCCAAGCTGCTGACCGCTGACGCCTGTGTTACTACCAGGGTGGTTGATGGTGTGTGGCATCTGTCGCAGTGCAACGAGCGGCTCGGCTTTGTATGCAAAACCACCTCAG ATATAGTTACTGAGGTGGAAGTGGAACCGCTAAATG GTTTACACCATGGGGTCATCCCTGCTGCGGTGCTAGTGGCTGTACTAATCTTTGCCCTGCTGG